In a single window of the Leptospira sanjuanensis genome:
- a CDS encoding MFS transporter translates to MNKLSFVLFFTVFIDMMGFSVIFPIFPETLKIFLAKSGDPVLDKFTDLTRILMEASSGDWSLFVALFGGIVASLYSLLQFAFAPIWGRISDRVGRKPVLVFTSLGSFFGYAVWFFSGSFSLFVFSRVITGMMGGNISVASAAMADITSEKDRAKGMGLIGAGVGLGFIAGPPTGGLFSKVDLSFLELAFPDIPFTVFPASALAAATIALINLLMIVFWFKETLNVDRGVQEKKKIHPIIGVFTSNNREVVLYSLLYFVFVFAFSGFEFSINFYLSQFLNYSPIAIGLTFVYIGLIIVLIQGGVFRRLSGKVKETRLVRAGALFLIVGFSLLYFVSNSYQLFISLTFLASGSALLHPSLSTLVSLVSGKEEQGTNLGMFRSLASLGRGLAPFAFCLIYFSYGPALSFLTSGIICAAFLAFIWKLKQPGHGHP, encoded by the coding sequence ATGAATAAATTATCCTTCGTCCTTTTCTTTACCGTCTTTATCGATATGATGGGATTTTCCGTGATCTTTCCCATTTTTCCCGAAACGCTCAAAATCTTTCTCGCTAAGTCCGGCGATCCGGTCCTGGATAAGTTCACCGATCTGACAAGAATTTTAATGGAAGCCTCGTCGGGAGATTGGTCCTTATTCGTCGCTCTCTTCGGTGGAATCGTCGCTAGTCTTTATTCTCTGCTTCAGTTTGCGTTCGCTCCGATCTGGGGAAGAATCTCGGACCGTGTAGGAAGAAAACCGGTGCTCGTATTTACAAGTCTCGGAAGTTTTTTCGGATACGCGGTTTGGTTTTTTTCGGGAAGTTTTTCCCTCTTCGTTTTTTCCAGAGTGATCACCGGAATGATGGGAGGGAATATTTCCGTAGCTTCCGCGGCGATGGCCGACATCACGAGCGAAAAGGATCGTGCCAAAGGAATGGGTTTGATCGGAGCGGGAGTGGGCTTAGGTTTTATAGCGGGCCCGCCGACGGGGGGATTGTTTTCAAAAGTCGATCTGAGCTTTTTGGAACTCGCGTTTCCGGATATTCCGTTCACCGTATTTCCCGCCTCCGCTCTCGCCGCAGCTACGATCGCATTGATCAATTTGCTCATGATCGTTTTCTGGTTTAAGGAAACCTTAAACGTAGATCGGGGAGTTCAGGAAAAGAAAAAGATCCATCCGATCATCGGAGTATTCACTTCGAACAACAGAGAAGTGGTCTTGTATTCCCTTCTTTACTTCGTATTCGTGTTCGCGTTTTCTGGTTTCGAGTTTTCGATCAACTTTTATCTGAGTCAATTTTTGAATTACAGTCCGATCGCGATCGGTTTGACCTTCGTGTATATTGGACTGATCATCGTTTTGATCCAAGGCGGAGTCTTTCGAAGACTTTCCGGCAAGGTAAAGGAAACAAGACTCGTACGAGCGGGCGCCCTCTTCCTGATCGTCGGATTTTCCCTTCTCTATTTCGTATCGAACTCGTATCAGCTTTTTATATCGCTCACTTTTTTGGCTTCGGGAAGCGCACTGCTTCATCCTTCCCTTTCCACGTTAGTCTCTCTTGTGTCCGGAAAAGAGGAACAAGGCACAAATTTAGGAATGTTTCGAAGCCTCGCTTCTTTGGGAAGAGGTTTGGCTCCGTTCGCGTTTTGTCTGATCTATTTCAGTTACGGTCCGGCTCTCTCCTTTCTAACCTCGGGAATTATCTGCGCGGCGTTCTTAGCGTTTATCTGGAAGTTGAAACAACCCGGTCACGGACATCCCTGA
- a CDS encoding phasin-related domain-containing protein, which translates to MEKLLMDILNAGIALFQNGEGKLKQSLSELDVIYQELREKGEANQSLKANQVRELLNKTVQDATDILSKGGEGRQQALAKLQENFIRLSAEIEASIPDQFKATAKNTLDELKRLLSKNQ; encoded by the coding sequence TTGGAAAAGCTACTGATGGACATTTTAAACGCGGGAATCGCCCTGTTTCAAAACGGAGAAGGAAAACTCAAACAATCCCTTTCCGAATTGGATGTGATCTACCAAGAACTCAGGGAAAAGGGAGAAGCGAATCAAAGTCTAAAGGCCAATCAGGTTCGCGAACTTCTCAATAAAACGGTTCAGGACGCGACCGACATTCTTTCCAAAGGCGGAGAAGGCAGACAACAAGCGCTCGCAAAACTTCAGGAGAATTTCATCCGTCTTTCCGCGGAAATCGAAGCGTCGATTCCGGATCAATTCAAGGCTACCGCAAAAAACACTTTGGACGAACTCAAACGTCTCTTAAGTAAAAACCAATAA
- a CDS encoding bifunctional nuclease family protein, with protein sequence MDLVEAKISDISLTNVGFAVFLKTKDDSDSRVVPIFIGPLETHSITSVLDGTKPPRPMTHDLMTVLLTTLNVSILKISIEEIIDNTFYAKITLRKDEDVIILDARPSDSIALALRANAPIYLAKKVIEEAGIEMKDEEIPGESIAREKISQLPKTQLEILQESLNNALKTEDYETAARIRDQIKKLIENS encoded by the coding sequence ATGGATCTTGTAGAAGCAAAAATTTCAGACATTTCTTTGACAAACGTTGGGTTCGCGGTTTTTCTCAAAACAAAGGACGATTCCGATTCCAGAGTGGTTCCGATTTTTATCGGCCCGCTGGAAACCCATTCCATCACTTCCGTTTTGGACGGAACCAAACCGCCGAGACCGATGACTCACGATTTGATGACCGTGCTTCTCACCACTCTCAACGTAAGCATTCTGAAAATCTCGATCGAAGAAATCATCGATAACACATTCTACGCGAAAATCACCCTCCGTAAAGACGAAGACGTAATCATATTAGATGCAAGACCGAGCGACTCCATCGCCCTCGCACTTAGAGCGAACGCGCCGATCTATCTCGCCAAAAAAGTGATCGAAGAGGCGGGAATCGAAATGAAGGACGAGGAGATTCCGGGAGAATCCATCGCCCGCGAAAAGATTTCCCAACTTCCGAAAACCCAATTGGAAATCCTGCAAGAATCCCTGAACAACGCGTTGAAAACCGAAGACTACGAAACCGCCGCGAGAATCCGGGATCAGATCAAAAAGTTAATCGAGAATTCCTAA
- a CDS encoding alpha/beta hydrolase — protein MAELLEKKPATRKRRGKSGLNVAADDIFIFPIPDYTYKFLEKVWSSFVNKIVALTFTNNQPMFNYAVFEAIQDKNLKIVTSSTHFKMKEVATRIGLKDIQEFINRTLPVSIQDSDNLSANFIREAIISVETKKRPEVVFSSLKDEKIHPNLRHLLSGTMNYAAGIPLFVKGNPIGMIWGIRRDRMTDEQREEVREQLSSFYDVVDFVIAREMDNKADPYIARKNIEKADLHSYAKHLYYTRTGGQQHPVTSIIFDCHTYNCSYRLDASYIIPSNNGFSVSLKRFEPEKTNDTGKILLLIPGFFCRRSVMDKVAREMALKYGYRVFSMDMRGRSRQTLPYNGIKEGWTIDDFIQEDFPAVLNWIRESFPKEKIVVMGHSMGGMIPRYYTAAYETFVAKYPQSKVPLPDPKEAISGIISVTSPNFVSVGTNIPGMNAIKTGLSLLPAKSISDFIFDLTTFSLQSTLPTVDLNKFFKFLLGLHSSLRTVSFELSTKVVNLRDFVGYRQISPPEWYFLIEDIFCEESTKVILQFIRSQLSKDHAFFSFDGSINYTELQKNFQLPIYSVLGTLDKIVPVDSVEEELKALPSPNNQIVKFDQGHLGILFHMPTVREMCAGFHDWIQKLD, from the coding sequence ATGGCTGAACTCTTGGAAAAAAAACCGGCGACCCGCAAGCGGCGGGGAAAAAGCGGACTTAACGTAGCGGCTGACGACATCTTCATTTTTCCGATTCCGGACTACACGTATAAGTTTTTGGAAAAGGTATGGTCTTCGTTCGTGAACAAGATCGTAGCTCTGACGTTTACGAACAACCAGCCCATGTTCAACTATGCGGTCTTTGAAGCGATCCAAGACAAGAATCTCAAAATCGTAACCTCCTCCACTCACTTTAAAATGAAAGAGGTCGCGACCCGGATCGGACTCAAAGATATTCAAGAATTTATTAACCGAACTCTTCCCGTTTCCATTCAAGATTCGGACAATCTCTCCGCGAATTTCATCCGCGAAGCGATCATCTCCGTCGAAACCAAAAAACGTCCCGAAGTAGTCTTCAGCAGTCTCAAGGACGAAAAGATTCACCCGAACTTAAGACATCTTCTTTCCGGAACGATGAACTATGCGGCGGGAATTCCTCTCTTCGTAAAAGGAAATCCGATCGGTATGATCTGGGGAATCCGCAGAGACAGAATGACCGACGAACAACGGGAAGAAGTCCGCGAGCAGCTGAGTTCTTTTTACGACGTAGTCGACTTCGTCATAGCGCGCGAGATGGACAACAAAGCCGATCCTTACATCGCAAGAAAGAATATCGAAAAAGCGGATCTTCATTCCTACGCAAAACATCTTTACTATACGAGAACCGGAGGACAACAACATCCGGTCACTTCGATCATCTTCGACTGTCACACGTACAACTGTTCGTACCGTTTGGACGCGAGTTACATTATCCCGTCTAACAACGGTTTTTCGGTCAGCTTAAAACGTTTCGAGCCGGAAAAGACGAACGACACGGGTAAGATTCTTCTTTTGATCCCGGGTTTTTTCTGTCGCCGCTCGGTGATGGACAAGGTCGCGCGGGAAATGGCGCTCAAATACGGCTACCGAGTATTCTCCATGGATATGCGGGGCCGATCGAGACAAACCCTTCCTTACAACGGAATCAAGGAAGGCTGGACCATCGACGATTTTATCCAAGAGGATTTTCCCGCCGTTCTCAATTGGATTCGGGAAAGTTTTCCCAAGGAAAAGATCGTAGTCATGGGTCACAGTATGGGCGGAATGATCCCCCGTTATTACACCGCGGCTTACGAAACCTTCGTCGCAAAATATCCTCAAAGCAAGGTTCCTCTTCCCGATCCGAAGGAAGCGATTTCCGGAATCATCTCCGTTACTTCTCCGAACTTCGTTTCCGTGGGAACGAACATCCCCGGGATGAACGCGATCAAAACGGGACTCAGCCTTTTGCCCGCAAAGTCGATCAGCGATTTTATCTTCGACCTTACGACCTTTTCCCTTCAATCCACTCTTCCGACCGTGGACCTCAATAAATTTTTTAAGTTCTTATTGGGACTTCATTCTTCGTTAAGAACCGTTTCTTTCGAACTCAGCACGAAGGTGGTGAACCTGAGGGACTTCGTCGGTTACAGACAAATTTCTCCTCCGGAATGGTATTTTCTAATCGAGGATATTTTCTGCGAAGAATCGACGAAAGTGATTCTTCAGTTTATTCGTTCTCAGCTGAGCAAGGACCACGCGTTTTTCTCCTTCGACGGTTCGATCAATTACACCGAGCTTCAGAAAAACTTTCAGCTTCCGATCTATTCCGTCTTAGGAACCTTGGACAAAATCGTTCCGGTCGATTCGGTGGAGGAAGAATTGAAAGCGCTCCCATCTCCGAACAATCAAATCGTAAAATTCGATCAGGGACATTTGGGAATTCTATTTCACATGCCTACGGTTCGGGAAATGTGCGCCGGTTTTCACGACTGGATTCAGAAACTGGATTGA
- a CDS encoding DUF6968 family protein, producing MQRSLESVANATRATDDEEHEKDIGFYCPVQIETTESKKNYTAGDFDSVSAIQNAFVMIGQFIILPLRKIDPERLKFLKAKHFDFPDLYPETDSNEHFIQIATLEKLNIQIRYE from the coding sequence TTGCAGCGATCCCTAGAGAGTGTCGCAAATGCGACTCGAGCCACGGATGACGAAGAGCACGAAAAAGACATCGGCTTTTATTGTCCGGTTCAAATCGAAACAACCGAATCCAAAAAGAATTATACCGCTGGGGATTTCGATTCCGTAAGTGCGATCCAAAACGCGTTTGTGATGATCGGACAATTTATAATTCTCCCTTTACGGAAAATCGACCCGGAACGACTGAAATTTTTGAAAGCGAAACACTTCGACTTTCCGGATCTATATCCCGAAACCGATTCGAATGAACACTTCATTCAAATCGCCACTTTAGAGAAATTAAATATTCAAATTCGATATGAATGA
- a CDS encoding acyltransferase has product MKSFTDSFVNADRLRLKSVPFVFHFTFTFALSIFLLLLVLVPSPYAELFAVDPLDSDLSYQSESTPFVTDLVKIRFPEKAEVRRLGTQNHWKIIPRQGRAWMMILREWEGVISKEETLSALLKELFPESKDIPVPDLRGIKIVAGERKEIVSGNPLTVRYYLLEQKGKTVSIYLGFDSDNRTISDYFQTPKNFLRTLSDSF; this is encoded by the coding sequence ATGAAATCATTTACTGATTCGTTTGTGAACGCGGATCGACTCCGATTGAAATCGGTTCCGTTCGTTTTTCATTTCACCTTTACGTTTGCACTTTCTATTTTTCTCTTGCTGCTCGTTCTCGTCCCAAGTCCGTACGCGGAACTGTTTGCAGTAGATCCGCTTGACTCCGATCTTTCCTATCAATCGGAATCGACTCCGTTCGTTACGGATCTCGTCAAGATTCGCTTCCCGGAAAAGGCGGAAGTCAGACGGTTGGGAACGCAGAATCATTGGAAAATAATCCCGAGACAAGGAAGAGCTTGGATGATGATTCTCCGCGAATGGGAAGGCGTGATTTCCAAGGAAGAAACTCTTTCCGCTTTACTCAAAGAATTATTTCCCGAATCGAAGGATATACCCGTTCCCGATTTACGAGGAATCAAAATCGTCGCGGGTGAAAGAAAAGAAATCGTATCGGGCAATCCTCTCACGGTTCGTTATTATCTTTTGGAACAAAAAGGAAAAACCGTTTCCATCTATCTCGGATTCGATTCCGACAATAGAACGATTTCGGATTACTTCCAAACTCCGAAAAACTTTCTCCGCACTCTCTCGGATTCTTTTTGA
- a CDS encoding LIC_11959 family protein yields MCNFLNIQKALWMFLPFLGLIVDVPVPGKTLFAQEVHRAAATYLGSISYSTPRVADVKESLSSSSPEFPESFKLFFQELKGNYAVFYDWNGETVYYKYRINKFDKSRLRQVRKLAEGAAYEVRGKWEGLIVFQVSTIPLFKKANAVSLEEKKDRFSIPVYDLVEFRELALDEIIY; encoded by the coding sequence TTGTGCAACTTTCTGAATATTCAAAAAGCGTTGTGGATGTTCCTTCCGTTTTTGGGACTGATCGTCGACGTTCCGGTTCCCGGAAAAACGCTTTTCGCGCAGGAAGTGCATCGCGCCGCGGCGACGTATCTAGGCTCGATCTCCTACTCGACACCGCGCGTCGCCGACGTTAAAGAATCCTTATCTTCTTCCTCGCCCGAATTTCCGGAATCGTTCAAGCTTTTCTTTCAGGAACTCAAAGGGAATTACGCAGTCTTTTACGATTGGAACGGAGAAACGGTATATTACAAATATCGAATCAATAAATTCGACAAATCAAGATTACGGCAAGTTCGTAAACTCGCGGAAGGTGCCGCCTACGAAGTGCGCGGCAAATGGGAAGGATTGATCGTGTTTCAAGTTTCGACGATTCCCCTATTCAAAAAAGCGAATGCGGTCAGCTTAGAGGAAAAAAAGGATCGGTTCTCGATTCCGGTCTATGATCTTGTGGAATTCAGGGAACTCGCTCTGGATGAAATCATTTACTGA
- a CDS encoding HEAT repeat domain-containing protein, which yields MNSTEKSKSWKNKTKNSSTKPETTTRIFVKYILFFAYSILIICSGTALVSAPQQTKPQKLTEEQLVKKKEILLQVLKFGTTKERAMALRELEDFPPEHSGALIDQLGKILDKDPDWMMRVYAIRTVAELKLTQYGESILKLLKSEQADVQRESIYATKKLKLEKAAPILFEILKTQDFTKNSNLTVGLLDALGEFPPQDDASSFLLARLGESFNDPEIRAQIALFFGKSKDKKAEGQLLEIYKDSKEPITLRSFSVSSLGKMKSISSMPAIKEELEKIRNLKSKNDVKDFQPLKIHSVTALVSMGDKDILEELYAYARDDDPVVRLRAIKHLTDTGDMSVLEILEYKAQRDPSEKVKKAAKAAIEKLKKGESGGDVDLKESDSPKFKPGNKERPIRSGDSSPLPGTSNSAPENGTSPSSGGGGGNPPSSGTSGGKSESEDLED from the coding sequence ATGAACTCAACAGAAAAATCAAAGAGCTGGAAGAACAAAACCAAAAACTCCAGCACGAAACCTGAAACAACGACCCGTATCTTCGTGAAATACATTTTATTTTTTGCATATTCGATTCTTATTATCTGTTCGGGAACCGCGCTCGTTTCCGCTCCCCAACAGACCAAACCCCAAAAGCTTACCGAAGAACAGCTCGTAAAGAAGAAGGAAATTCTTCTTCAGGTTTTGAAATTCGGAACCACGAAAGAAAGGGCCATGGCTCTTCGGGAACTCGAGGATTTTCCGCCCGAACATTCAGGCGCCCTGATCGATCAGCTCGGTAAAATTCTGGACAAGGACCCGGATTGGATGATGAGGGTCTACGCGATTCGAACCGTCGCCGAACTGAAACTCACCCAATACGGAGAATCGATTCTCAAACTGTTAAAAAGCGAACAAGCGGACGTTCAGCGCGAATCGATCTACGCGACTAAAAAATTGAAACTCGAAAAGGCCGCTCCGATCCTTTTTGAAATCCTGAAAACCCAAGACTTTACGAAAAACTCCAATCTTACCGTGGGACTTTTGGACGCTCTCGGAGAATTTCCTCCGCAAGACGATGCTTCTTCCTTTTTGCTTGCACGATTGGGCGAAAGTTTTAACGATCCGGAAATCCGCGCGCAGATCGCCCTCTTTTTCGGAAAGAGCAAGGATAAAAAAGCGGAAGGACAACTTCTCGAGATTTATAAGGATTCGAAGGAGCCGATCACTCTCCGCAGCTTTTCCGTAAGTTCATTAGGAAAAATGAAATCGATTTCTTCCATGCCCGCCATTAAGGAAGAGTTGGAAAAGATTCGAAACCTGAAAAGTAAGAACGACGTTAAGGACTTTCAACCGTTGAAGATCCATTCCGTCACGGCTCTCGTCTCCATGGGCGACAAGGATATATTAGAAGAATTGTATGCGTATGCCAGAGACGACGATCCGGTCGTCCGTCTCAGAGCGATCAAACATCTAACGGACACGGGAGACATGTCCGTTCTGGAAATTTTAGAATATAAGGCGCAACGAGATCCGAGCGAAAAGGTCAAAAAAGCCGCCAAAGCCGCGATCGAAAAGCTGAAAAAAGGAGAATCGGGAGGCGACGTCGATTTGAAAGAATCCGATTCTCCGAAGTTCAAACCGGGAAACAAGGAAAGACCGATTCGTTCGGGAGATTCTTCTCCGTTACCCGGAACCTCGAACTCCGCTCCTGAAAACGGAACCTCCCCTTCTTCCGGAGGCGGAGGCGGAAACCCGCCTTCTTCGGGAACGAGCGGAGGCAAGTCGGAATCCGAAGACTTAGAGGACTAA
- a CDS encoding response regulator, which yields MNKGYIICVDDEVSVLETIQQQLRNEFGDSHEIETASSAEDGLALMEEIQNSGYVIEVVIADQVMPGMKGSQFLEEVHKRLPDSIKIMLTGQAGLDSAIHAINYGGLSRYVEKPWNIEELTGDIRFLIEKFRQNLENQHLINELNRKIKELEEQNQKLQHET from the coding sequence ATGAATAAAGGTTATATCATTTGTGTCGATGATGAAGTATCGGTTTTGGAAACGATCCAGCAGCAACTTCGAAACGAATTCGGAGACAGCCACGAAATCGAAACCGCAAGCAGCGCGGAAGACGGTTTGGCTTTGATGGAGGAAATCCAAAATTCCGGTTACGTGATCGAAGTGGTGATCGCCGATCAGGTGATGCCCGGCATGAAAGGTTCCCAGTTTTTGGAAGAAGTCCACAAACGGCTTCCCGATTCGATCAAAATCATGCTCACCGGTCAAGCCGGTCTCGATTCCGCGATCCACGCGATCAACTACGGAGGTTTAAGCCGTTATGTGGAAAAACCTTGGAACATCGAAGAACTCACGGGAGACATTCGGTTTTTAATCGAAAAGTTCCGCCAAAATTTAGAGAATCAACACTTAATCAATGAACTCAACAGAAAAATCAAAGAGCTGGAAGAACAAAACCAAAAACTCCAGCACGAAACCTGA
- a CDS encoding 6-hydroxymethylpterin diphosphokinase MptE-like protein, with translation MIFGFGLGYHVESFLKKVSEPVNVLILEPIVALKPIAEKFSERISKSYETEGHKIRMIFGLEEFLSKPLSSWLFEGVDKVTPFLHPVYSRKFQDLALGFLDSLKQTSQSRISQNQAAKDYFQKIWTRNFVRNLSSIFKNSNSSSIVAGAKKDFFRDKTLLFTGASPSLEDETEWIREHRNRFHLLASDTSVGWLLSSGIFPDAVLSIDSSRGTIFHFRNILPPEIPILTWLGASSYLFDLPNPKWIYFSTHPLDQILRSLFFPEAPLLENPSLNMAGIAVSFAKRLSYGRILLKGVDFSRSGGRTHCRASGYEAFDRFFLSRKVSLSRLRFQKTKSWERRFSILELLKKESPELFQSDFVSDSSARESASIADGLIAVDPKKIDSDQWIRFCIAQPDLGGKNYFSPRILGIPFA, from the coding sequence CTGATCTTCGGATTCGGTTTGGGCTATCACGTGGAATCCTTTCTCAAAAAAGTTTCCGAACCCGTAAACGTTCTGATCCTGGAACCCATTGTCGCATTAAAACCGATCGCAGAAAAATTCTCGGAACGGATCTCCAAGTCCTACGAAACGGAAGGACACAAAATTCGGATGATCTTCGGACTCGAAGAATTCTTATCCAAACCCTTGTCCTCTTGGCTTTTCGAAGGCGTCGACAAAGTGACTCCGTTCTTACACCCCGTTTATTCGCGTAAGTTTCAGGATTTGGCGCTAGGTTTTCTGGATTCTCTCAAACAAACTTCCCAAAGCCGGATTTCACAGAACCAGGCCGCCAAGGATTACTTCCAAAAAATCTGGACCCGCAACTTTGTGCGGAATCTTTCCAGTATATTCAAGAATTCGAATTCTTCTTCGATCGTCGCGGGAGCTAAGAAGGATTTCTTCCGGGATAAAACCCTTTTGTTCACAGGAGCGAGCCCTTCCCTGGAAGACGAAACCGAATGGATCCGCGAACACCGAAATCGATTTCATCTTCTCGCGAGTGACACGTCCGTCGGTTGGCTTTTGAGTTCTGGAATTTTTCCGGACGCAGTGCTCAGCATCGATTCCTCGCGCGGAACCATATTCCATTTTCGGAATATTCTTCCTCCCGAAATTCCGATCCTGACTTGGTTAGGAGCTTCTTCGTATTTGTTCGATCTTCCCAATCCGAAATGGATTTATTTTTCCACACATCCACTCGACCAAATTCTCCGTTCTCTCTTTTTCCCGGAGGCTCCTTTGTTGGAAAACCCGTCTCTGAACATGGCGGGGATCGCCGTCTCGTTCGCCAAACGGCTTTCCTACGGAAGAATTCTTCTCAAAGGCGTGGATTTTTCGCGAAGCGGCGGACGTACGCATTGCCGTGCGAGCGGATACGAAGCGTTCGACCGGTTCTTTCTTTCGCGTAAGGTAAGTTTGTCTCGTCTTCGTTTTCAAAAAACGAAATCCTGGGAACGAAGATTCTCCATTTTAGAACTGCTAAAGAAAGAATCCCCGGAACTTTTTCAGTCCGATTTCGTGTCTGATTCTTCGGCAAGGGAAAGCGCATCGATTGCGGACGGTTTGATTGCGGTGGACCCGAAAAAGATCGACTCGGATCAGTGGATTCGATTTTGCATCGCACAGCCGGATTTAGGCGGAAAGAACTATTTCTCGCCCCGGATTCTCGGCATTCCGTTCGCATGA
- a CDS encoding DNA primase, translated as MTSLTPLISWYFEASFQSIQGIRMNQNPEFDIVTLIELAKRNKYERAVAGFHTLDRIERLELPKKIKARKLAVQAMFALASEEVQYQYFTREERIQLDQEANLSNASYSKFNGLFEAPQAPIAEEDTEEDFIPEEAPRPILDGDEDEDSLDGDDDEDEDDDDDEDEEDEDDDDDLEDDEEEEEEEESEKEED; from the coding sequence TTGACATCTCTCACTCCCCTGATTTCATGGTATTTTGAAGCTTCTTTCCAATCTATCCAGGGAATCCGAATGAACCAAAATCCTGAATTTGACATCGTAACTCTTATCGAATTAGCAAAACGTAACAAATATGAAAGAGCAGTTGCCGGATTCCATACGTTGGACCGAATCGAAAGACTCGAACTGCCTAAAAAAATCAAAGCTAGAAAATTAGCCGTTCAGGCGATGTTCGCACTTGCAAGCGAAGAAGTGCAATACCAATACTTCACCAGAGAAGAAAGAATTCAACTCGATCAAGAAGCCAATCTCAGCAACGCATCCTACTCTAAATTCAACGGACTTTTCGAAGCTCCGCAAGCGCCGATCGCGGAAGAAGACACCGAAGAGGATTTCATTCCGGAAGAAGCACCCCGTCCGATCCTCGACGGAGATGAAGACGAAGACTCTCTCGACGGCGACGACGATGAGGACGAAGATGATGATGATGACGAGGATGAAGAAGACGAGGACGATGATGACGACCTCGAAGACGACGAGGAAGAAGAAGAGGAAGAAGAATCCGAAAAGGAAGAGGACTAA
- a CDS encoding TlpA family protein disulfide reductase: MNRSFLFVLLTLFVNVCAPSEQPNLGVQDFQGVTLDGKIVRLSEVVAPRLVVNVYGPNCVPCIKEIPALNYLYREMQKDPKIQFYMAVDPALFFDEPETMSEEELLTKALPLVKEEIQKYGIQVPTLLMKKPFRVSRTGSIVTGTPETLLFKTKPFVLYYNFIGPISEEANPQRLSVDQKLLFFKRMAGSS, encoded by the coding sequence ATGAATCGCAGTTTCCTTTTTGTACTTTTAACCCTTTTTGTCAACGTCTGCGCCCCTTCGGAACAACCGAATCTCGGAGTTCAGGACTTCCAGGGAGTTACCCTGGACGGAAAGATCGTCCGACTTTCCGAAGTCGTCGCTCCGCGTTTGGTCGTAAATGTTTACGGTCCGAACTGCGTGCCTTGTATCAAAGAAATTCCCGCGTTGAATTATCTGTATCGGGAAATGCAAAAGGATCCGAAGATCCAATTTTATATGGCCGTCGATCCGGCTCTCTTTTTCGACGAACCGGAAACCATGTCGGAAGAGGAACTTTTAACCAAAGCTCTTCCTCTCGTGAAGGAAGAAATCCAAAAATACGGAATTCAAGTCCCGACACTTTTGATGAAGAAGCCCTTTCGCGTAAGCAGAACCGGTTCCATCGTAACGGGAACTCCCGAAACGCTTCTGTTTAAAACAAAACCATTCGTTCTCTATTATAACTTTATCGGACCGATCAGCGAAGAGGCGAATCCTCAAAGACTTTCCGTCGATCAGAAACTGCTCTTTTTCAAAAGGATGGCCGGATCTTCATGA
- a CDS encoding type 1 glutamine amidotransferase, with protein sequence MRSLIVRFKDCEGPGIILDSLKKRNYRITYHNAYDTRVQPLPDGHLVFDVIVLLGGPQSVADPELAPFFEPWFNLVRYAASMPNRKVIGICLGSQIISRALGGEVKRGEKGPEIGFYDVQIQESHSVLNGTSSFPAFHLHEDVFSIPPGAKHLLRSDMYANQMFSYRDRIFGIQCHLEVTAPMLKVWQGVHADFIRSAGWVPGPETEHRRSQMETSGRKIFDAILDL encoded by the coding sequence ATGAGAAGTTTAATCGTACGTTTCAAGGACTGCGAAGGCCCGGGGATCATTCTCGATTCTTTAAAGAAAAGAAATTATAGAATCACCTATCACAACGCATACGACACGAGGGTTCAACCTCTTCCGGACGGGCATCTCGTGTTCGACGTGATCGTTTTGTTAGGCGGTCCTCAATCCGTCGCCGATCCGGAACTCGCTCCCTTCTTCGAACCTTGGTTCAATCTGGTGCGTTATGCGGCATCGATGCCGAATCGAAAGGTCATCGGAATCTGTCTCGGATCGCAGATTATTTCCCGGGCGCTCGGCGGAGAAGTAAAACGCGGAGAGAAAGGACCGGAGATCGGTTTTTACGACGTTCAAATTCAAGAATCGCATTCCGTTTTAAACGGAACTTCTTCCTTCCCCGCGTTTCATCTGCACGAGGACGTGTTTTCGATTCCTCCGGGAGCGAAACATCTTCTGAGGAGCGATATGTATGCGAACCAGATGTTCTCTTACAGGGATCGGATCTTCGGGATTCAATGTCACTTGGAAGTGACGGCTCCTATGCTCAAGGTTTGGCAAGGGGTTCATGCGGATTTTATCCGCTCGGCGGGCTGGGTGCCAGGACCGGAAACGGAACATCGGAGGTCTCAGATGGAAACGTCCGGTCGCAAGATTTTCGACGCGATTCTGGATCTGTGA